The DNA region TGATGAGCGGGCTTGGGACTCGTAGTCCGAAGAGCGCTGCTATCGGGCCCAAACGAAGGGTAAAGGAGAGAAAGTACTGTACTGCATAGATGGCGTAGAGCCCTTCTCTGTTGGGTGCACCAATCAGTGAGAGATTGGCACAGGCAGTGCCGGCGCTGCATACTTCGTAAATGGCTCCATACATGCAGGTATAGGCCGATGATGTTCACTCAGTCGTCACTTGTAACGCGCCTCGACTGCCCCTTTCCACCAGCAAAAGCAACATAAGTCATCATGACGGTCAAACCAGTCCCAGCCGCAAAGGCTGAATCCTTCGGCGAAGTAGTGGCAAGACTTGCTTTGAAGGCTCTCAGTGAGTAAAAATTTGCAAAAGAAGTTCCAGAGGAGGCACGTGTTGATACTAGAGCAGAGAAGTGGAAGACTGCAGGTCCTGGCGAACGCGTCATGATTGCAATTGCTGGCATTcccggctccggcaagaCGACATTGGCGAAAGCAGTATCGGGCAAGATCAATCAGATCTATTGCAATGAAGGCAGTCAGCCCCGAGATCAAATGATCTCATGCGTCTTACCCATGGACGGCTTCCATCTGTACCGCTTACAACTAGCAACGATGCCGGATCCAGTCGTGGCCGTTCACCGACGAGGGGCCGCATTCACATTCGACGCCCAGCGTTTTCATGACCTCGTGGTGGCGTTACGACAGCCTGTTCATGACGATTCCGAGGCCATCTACGCGCCTAGCTTTGACCACGCATTGAAGGACCCGGTGGAGGACGACATTGCTGTGACTTCTCGGTCGCGCATCGTGATCTTCGAGGGCCTCTATCTCGCTCTAGATAGGGCACCGTGGAACAAAGCCGCGCAACTCATGGACGAGCTATGGTTTGTGGAGGTCGATCGAGAGGTAGCTCGCTCCCGACTGGTCAAGCGTCATGTCGCAGCTGGGATTGTTGCCGatgaggcggccgccgagcttcgCGTAAGCAGCACAGATTTTTTaaacgccgacgacattcTGGCGAACAGACTACCCATTCAGGAGCACATCCTTATGGGTTGAAGATTTTAGCTGCACCACTATGCGGGCGATAATGTTGACGGCTTCTTGTCTCAGTAGATGTCTGGCGGTTTCATTGTGGAGGTAGATTAGGCCGATCGAAGCACGGCCTCAACACCGCCTTGAAAGACCGACCTGGTATATTCTCATAGCACCTCACATTTTCTACCTATCTGGGAAACGCCCATGATGCGCCACAGATAGTGAATAAAGCGATTTGCCCTCTAAGGTGGTAAGACAGCCAAAGATCATGAACTGTCATCAGTCTCAGCTTGTCTCACTGCCCGCCCCCTTGCTTCGTACATTGAGTCCTCTTTTTGCATAAAATGCTTTATTGGTAGTAAAAGGGTATCAGTGTCACTCTTTGCCCTTAGGTTGCCGCACACTTGCTTGACTTAGACCCCTGCCCGGGCGCAGCGTACTCTCAAAGTGCCGAGACCAAGCCAACGCAGGCGCCGATCTTGAAGAGGGACAAACATgtacctacttcgtaggtgACCACGACGGTAGCCAGTCCAGGTGTGCAACCCACCAATGGATCTGGTGCCAACAACGACACCCGCGTCGCTGAGTAACCCTTTGATGGGGCCCCGCGCAACTTGCAGCCGTTGCCTCTATAaacaaggcggcggccaagacaCGGCCCGGctgctcgtcctgctccCGTGCGCTATCGCTCGATCGGCACGCAACTCGTGACCTACGGCAGCCAAACGAGCATTGTGCCATGAATACTCACCTCGAAGCGGGAACTGCTTGGCCTCTACGTATATAAGATGCTGCTGATAACCTGAGGGGGCGGCGTCCGTATGTCCCCCGCCACTGCATCACCAGCTTCACCTGTCGTGTGTTTGGACTAGGAACAGGACAATTCTGTGCGGTCCAATCTGCACTGGGATCGTTAACCATCACCCATCAAACGCGGCTCCATTGTCGGCCTCATACAACATGAGCGCAATCAAGACCTCTACGACGCCTGCGGGCAATCCTGTCGGACCTGCCAAGCGTGACTGGTACCACACCACCATGTTTAACATATCGGTCGTCGCTGTCTGTGCATTTATTGCACCTGGCCTGTGGGCGGCGATGAATGGCTTGGggggtgctggtgccgcggaTCCTCACTATGTCAACGCCGCCAACTCGGTAATCTTCTGCCTGCAGCTTCTGATCTGTATATTCGGCAGTACCCTCATCGCCAAGATGAGCCTTCGCTGGGCGTTTGCTTTGGGCATGGCGGGATTCCCGGTCTACGCAGCGGCCATCTACTGCAATGTCAAGTACGGCAATACCTGGTTCATGATGGTGGCGTGTGCCATTGACGGAGTTACCTCTGGTATCTTTTGGCTCACCGAGGGTGCCATCGTCCTGGCATATCCGGAGAAGCACCGTCGAGGAAAATACCTGG from Purpureocillium takamizusanense chromosome 3, complete sequence includes:
- a CDS encoding uncharacterized protein (COG:F~COG:H~EggNog:ENOG503P476) gives rise to the protein MTVKPVPAAKAESFGEVVARLALKALKKWKTAGPGERVMIAIAGIPGSGKTTLAKAVSGKINQIYCNEGSQPRDQMISCVLPMDGFHLYRLQLATMPDPVVAVHRRGAAFTFDAQRFHDLVVALRQPVHDDSEAIYAPSFDHALKDPVEDDIAVTSRSRIVIFEGLYLALDRAPWNKAAQLMDELWFVEVDREVARSRLVKRHVAAGIVADEAAAELRVSSTDFLNADDILANRLPIQEHILMG